One Desulfopila inferna genomic window carries:
- a CDS encoding DUF1428 domain-containing protein has translation MGYVDGFVAAVPTNNKDAYIQHVKQAAKFFKQYGAVKLVECWGDDVKEGKVTSFPQAVKCKDNETVVFSWVIWPSKKARDKGMKEMFEDPEVQEMNMPFDTSRFIYGGFEVILSE, from the coding sequence ATGGGGTATGTTGATGGGTTTGTTGCTGCTGTTCCAACCAATAACAAAGATGCGTATATCCAGCATGTAAAGCAGGCTGCAAAGTTCTTCAAACAATATGGTGCAGTAAAATTAGTCGAATGCTGGGGTGACGATGTCAAAGAGGGAAAAGTTACATCTTTCCCTCAAGCTGTAAAATGTAAAGATAACGAAACAGTAGTTTTTTCCTGGGTCATTTGGCCGTCAAAAAAGGCAAGAGATAAAGGTATGAAGGAGATGTTTGAAGACCCCGAAGTTCAGGAAATGAATATGCCTTTCGATACAAGTCGATTTATATATGGTGGATTCGAAGTAATTCTAAGTGAATGA
- a CDS encoding TetR/AcrR family transcriptional regulator: MFLKQRYYNLTIYIPNGILRNMKYSDFSKSERTRLYIIEKSATIFNKKGYAATSLSDITSATGMTKGSIYGNFTDKNEVAISAFEYNAEFIQKCLKSDIQSAVTSLEKLLAYPKTFKRIYRAVLNNGGCPLLNTSVDAHDLNRKLHQAVLTRIRRWEASMAGFIAKGVEEGELKANIDATKIAQISIVLVEGGYAMAKVTGEESFIVNAIAELERMFLSLKK; encoded by the coding sequence ATGTTCTTGAAACAGCGTTATTATAATTTGACAATTTATATACCGAACGGTATATTGAGAAACATGAAATACTCAGATTTCAGCAAATCGGAGAGAACCAGACTTTATATCATCGAGAAGTCGGCCACGATTTTCAACAAAAAGGGGTATGCGGCAACCAGTTTGTCCGATATCACCAGTGCAACAGGTATGACCAAAGGGAGTATCTATGGTAATTTCACAGACAAAAATGAGGTAGCCATCTCCGCATTCGAGTACAATGCCGAATTTATTCAAAAGTGTCTCAAGTCAGATATACAATCGGCAGTCACATCCCTTGAAAAACTCCTCGCTTATCCAAAGACTTTTAAACGCATATATCGTGCAGTTCTAAACAACGGCGGGTGTCCATTGCTCAATACTTCTGTCGACGCACATGATCTTAATAGGAAATTGCATCAGGCCGTACTCACAAGAATCAGGCGATGGGAGGCTTCAATGGCAGGTTTCATTGCGAAGGGTGTTGAGGAGGGAGAGCTTAAGGCCAATATAGACGCGACGAAAATTGCCCAGATATCCATTGTATTAGTTGAAGGCGGATATGCCATGGCCAAAGTAACGGGAGAGGAAAGCTTTATTGTCAATGCAATAGCGGAATTGGAGAGAATGTTCCTTTCGTTGAAAAAGTAA
- a CDS encoding alcohol dehydrogenase family protein: MIDERTLNNSKERFNIFDNTPTMKAVLTTGNGGYDKLEYRDVPIPKPVQGEVLVQVLAAGVNNTEINTRLGWYSSSVKTGTEDLGSDDDESSRQKADGGWNEATPFPFIQGTDCCGKIVAVGAGVDGGIIGSRILIRSCSRTKGWDNLENIWIASDFDGAFAQFVKIAAEEVFLVNCDWTDAELGTIPCAYGTAENMIHRAKVTDTDHVLVAGASGGIGSAVVQLVKRRGATVTAIAGKDKMEAVREIGADRIIERGDDIVEALGEKSVNVVIDNVAGSAFDEMMRVLKRGGRYASSGAIAGPLVSLDMRLFYLKDLTLIGCTAWDEPVFPNLISYIEKGEIKPLLAKAFPLEKIAEAQQEFTKKAHVGKLVLIPPPLTIEQQELFNS, encoded by the coding sequence ATGATCGATGAAAGAACATTGAATAACAGTAAAGAACGCTTCAATATTTTCGACAACACCCCTACAATGAAAGCGGTTTTAACTACAGGCAACGGTGGATACGATAAGCTTGAGTATCGGGATGTTCCGATCCCCAAACCAGTACAGGGCGAAGTGCTCGTTCAAGTATTGGCCGCCGGCGTCAACAATACGGAAATAAACACCCGCCTTGGCTGGTATTCTTCCTCGGTAAAGACCGGAACAGAAGATCTTGGTAGCGATGATGATGAGAGCAGCAGACAAAAAGCAGACGGAGGCTGGAACGAGGCGACACCGTTTCCGTTCATTCAGGGCACCGACTGTTGTGGAAAAATTGTTGCCGTCGGCGCCGGAGTAGATGGAGGCATTATTGGCTCCAGGATATTGATTCGGTCCTGCAGTCGCACCAAAGGTTGGGATAATCTGGAAAATATCTGGATTGCTTCGGATTTTGATGGAGCATTTGCTCAGTTCGTCAAGATAGCAGCTGAAGAAGTCTTTCTGGTAAATTGCGATTGGACGGACGCTGAACTCGGCACAATTCCGTGTGCCTATGGCACAGCCGAAAACATGATCCATCGTGCTAAAGTAACCGATACTGACCATGTACTGGTAGCCGGAGCATCCGGCGGGATAGGCTCCGCTGTAGTGCAGCTGGTAAAACGTCGGGGGGCAACGGTTACCGCTATTGCAGGAAAAGACAAGATGGAAGCTGTGCGGGAAATAGGTGCTGACAGGATCATTGAACGCGGCGATGATATTGTTGAAGCACTTGGCGAGAAATCGGTAAATGTGGTAATCGACAACGTGGCTGGCTCGGCATTCGACGAGATGATGCGGGTATTGAAAAGGGGTGGCCGTTATGCTTCTTCCGGTGCAATCGCCGGTCCTCTGGTCTCACTCGACATGCGGTTATTTTATCTCAAAGACTTGACGCTCATAGGATGCACCGCATGGGATGAACCAGTATTCCCTAATCTAATTTCCTATATCGAAAAAGGTGAAATCAAGCCTCTGCTGGCCAAGGCCTTTCCACTCGAAAAAATAGCCGAGGCCCAGCAGGAGTTCACTAAAAAGGCCCATGTTGGTAAATTGGTACTTATTCCACCCCCTCTTACCATAGAACAACAGGAACTTTTCAACAGCTGA
- a CDS encoding protein adenylyltransferase SelO has translation MSYTSKPSVEHCVTTFDEFVRLADYLFMDTLNGDPDATEDGIDHRSRQVFSGHYVPVSPTPLAEPEYVTHSSTFFNELGLSDELAFDAEFRQVFSGDLSVAHEPMRHVGWATGYALSIYGTEYTQQCPFGTGNGYGDGRAISVFEGIFNGQRWEMQLKGGGSTPYCRGADGRAVLRSSVREFLAQEYMQTLGVPTSRSLTLYVSQSETVVRPWYSQDSHATDPDILVDNPVAISTRVAPSFLRVGQLELFARRASSNAHPRASEELRMIVSHLIEREYKSDINQNLVFADQLVELAKLFRQRLTALVANWLRVGYCQGNYNSDNCAAGGFTLDYGPFGFCEIFDPEFQPWTGGGRHFSFFNQPNAAEANYHMFWAAVRPLLKEDTEALEHFDQLRRGFAEEMQKQLQKMWAAKLGLTGYNSELFKKLMQLMTHSEVDYTIFFRELSHIPEDLSALKKSFYSKTSQELDEQWQSWLNSWRDLVAKDGNLAKISANMKQTNPKYAWREWVIVPAYQQAMQGDYALVRELQEVLSYPYDEQSQEVEDKYYRLRPRALFNVGGVSHYSCSS, from the coding sequence ATGTCATATACATCTAAACCATCTGTTGAGCACTGCGTAACAACCTTTGATGAATTTGTGCGATTAGCTGATTATTTATTTATGGATACATTGAATGGTGATCCTGATGCTACCGAAGATGGTATTGATCACCGTTCCCGCCAGGTTTTTTCCGGTCATTACGTACCTGTGTCACCCACGCCGCTTGCAGAACCAGAATATGTAACCCATAGCAGCACTTTTTTTAATGAACTTGGCTTGAGCGACGAGCTGGCGTTTGACGCAGAATTTCGCCAGGTGTTTTCTGGTGATCTTTCTGTTGCCCATGAGCCTATGCGGCATGTTGGCTGGGCCACTGGCTATGCATTGTCGATCTATGGCACCGAATATACCCAACAATGTCCATTTGGTACAGGCAATGGTTATGGCGATGGTCGGGCAATATCTGTCTTTGAAGGAATATTCAATGGGCAGCGCTGGGAAATGCAGTTAAAAGGTGGTGGCTCAACCCCTTATTGCCGTGGTGCTGACGGACGTGCAGTATTGCGTTCAAGTGTGCGTGAGTTTCTCGCGCAAGAGTATATGCAGACTTTAGGTGTCCCAACATCGCGCTCTTTAACACTGTATGTTTCTCAATCTGAAACCGTTGTCCGGCCTTGGTATTCCCAAGACTCCCACGCCACTGATCCTGATATTTTGGTGGACAATCCTGTGGCTATTTCAACTCGCGTTGCCCCATCATTTTTGCGCGTTGGTCAGCTAGAGCTCTTTGCCCGCCGCGCTAGCAGCAATGCTCATCCAAGAGCATCAGAAGAATTGCGTATGATAGTGTCGCATTTAATTGAGCGAGAATACAAAAGCGACATTAATCAAAACCTTGTATTTGCAGATCAATTGGTTGAGTTGGCCAAGCTGTTTCGCCAGCGCCTTACTGCACTGGTGGCCAATTGGCTACGGGTTGGGTATTGCCAGGGTAATTATAATTCTGACAATTGCGCAGCTGGCGGCTTTACCCTCGACTATGGACCATTTGGATTCTGTGAAATATTTGACCCTGAATTTCAACCTTGGACTGGCGGAGGCCGACACTTTTCATTCTTTAATCAGCCAAACGCAGCGGAAGCGAATTACCACATGTTCTGGGCAGCCGTGAGACCGCTGCTCAAAGAAGATACTGAGGCTTTAGAACATTTCGACCAGTTACGTCGCGGCTTTGCAGAAGAAATGCAAAAACAGCTTCAGAAAATGTGGGCGGCCAAACTTGGCTTGACTGGATATAACTCGGAGCTATTTAAGAAATTAATGCAGCTAATGACCCACTCAGAGGTGGATTACACCATTTTCTTCCGTGAGTTATCCCATATACCAGAGGATCTTTCAGCATTGAAAAAGAGTTTTTACAGTAAAACTTCTCAAGAACTCGATGAACAATGGCAATCTTGGCTAAATAGCTGGCGCGACCTCGTCGCCAAAGACGGTAATTTGGCTAAGATTTCAGCAAATATGAAACAGACTAACCCAAAATATGCATGGCGAGAGTGGGTGATTGTCCCCGCCTACCAACAAGCCATGCAGGGTGACTATGCCTTAGTAAGAGAGTTGCAGGAAGTACTGAGCTACCCATATGATGAGCAATCACAGGAAGTAGAAGATAAATACTATCGTCTAAGACCCAGGGCATTGTTTAACGTTGGCGGCGTGTCACACTATAGCTGTTCATCTTGA
- a CDS encoding PaaI family thioesterase: MVQPNPAYVEELIETVKTSPFPAHMSMRLETINQDSAIIGLSLGNCHLQPFGIVHGGVLATLIDTATFWSVFMRLPEDAGLVNVDLKLNYLRPVIDGELKAEGIAIKCGKSISYAEAKVFDGLGNLVAHGTSTLMTLPGKSIKMSNRKFL, translated from the coding sequence ATGGTCCAACCCAACCCTGCATATGTTGAAGAATTAATAGAAACCGTTAAGACAAGCCCATTTCCTGCTCACATGTCAATGCGACTTGAGACGATCAATCAGGATTCAGCTATCATTGGTCTCAGTCTCGGCAACTGTCACTTACAGCCTTTTGGGATTGTCCATGGTGGCGTCCTTGCCACTCTCATTGACACTGCAACATTCTGGTCCGTTTTTATGAGACTCCCTGAAGATGCTGGTCTGGTCAACGTGGATCTAAAGCTGAATTATCTCAGGCCGGTAATAGACGGTGAATTAAAAGCAGAAGGGATTGCTATTAAATGCGGCAAGTCAATAAGCTATGCAGAAGCCAAAGTTTTTGATGGTTTAGGAAACCTGGTCGCCCATGGAACCTCAACCCTCATGACTTTGCCGGGGAAAAGTATCAAGATGTCGAATAGAAAATTTCTCTAA
- a CDS encoding DMT family transporter translates to MQIHFVKAVPLLFVLLWSTGFIAAKYALPFIEPFYLLFIRMMLTALVFTALCFLFKAGLPKISQALHQMVSGALVHGAYLGGVFAAIKWGMPAGIAALIVGIQPVLTAFLGRFFFGTRLSATQWLGLILGLCGITAVLLSTGQQETVNLTWYAVAAAVTALLGISLGTIYQKKFGKNINLLAGSVFQYVSAALLMGLLALLFESRTVVWDPQLLLALTWLIFGLSVCAILLLMYMIREGETAKVASYFYLVPPVAGIEAWILFNEALTLLGIIGVIVTVTGVYLVNRPHH, encoded by the coding sequence ATGCAAATCCATTTTGTCAAAGCTGTTCCGCTGCTCTTTGTTTTACTATGGAGTACAGGTTTTATAGCAGCCAAATACGCCTTACCCTTTATCGAGCCGTTTTACCTGCTGTTTATCCGTATGATGCTAACGGCATTGGTGTTTACCGCCCTCTGTTTTTTATTCAAAGCAGGCCTGCCGAAAATCTCCCAGGCACTGCACCAGATGGTTAGCGGAGCACTGGTGCATGGAGCCTACCTTGGCGGGGTTTTTGCTGCCATTAAATGGGGCATGCCCGCAGGAATAGCTGCGCTCATTGTTGGTATTCAACCTGTCCTTACAGCGTTTCTCGGCAGATTTTTTTTCGGGACCAGGCTCAGCGCCACCCAGTGGCTTGGGCTTATTCTTGGTCTCTGCGGAATCACAGCTGTTCTTCTCAGTACCGGGCAGCAGGAGACGGTGAACCTCACCTGGTACGCAGTTGCAGCAGCGGTTACAGCCCTTCTTGGGATTTCCCTGGGAACAATTTACCAGAAAAAATTCGGCAAGAATATCAATCTTCTAGCCGGTTCAGTATTCCAATATGTCAGCGCTGCACTGCTGATGGGGCTGCTAGCCTTGTTATTTGAATCTAGGACTGTCGTCTGGGATCCCCAACTCCTGCTGGCACTGACATGGCTTATCTTTGGCCTCTCAGTATGCGCCATATTGCTGCTCATGTACATGATACGAGAGGGAGAAACCGCCAAGGTGGCAAGTTATTTTTACCTGGTTCCACCAGTTGCCGGCATCGAGGCTTGGATACTTTTCAATGAAGCCCTTACACTGCTCGGTATAATTGGAGTAATTGTTACGGTCACGGGAGTATATCTCGTCAACAGGCCACACCATTAA
- a CDS encoding methyl-accepting chemotaxis protein, whose translation MAKINMKSISFRLVAGGCILVLLPLIVVGLISISKSTNALLEVGHENAAGQAHEIAAILESSLELEAEIAAAFATGYHVIETLKKVKNQGAAASAAELSMLRQEMKKKYKVLDDRFLGIFVTNEEGLLLTGELASGKEYKGSNINTRGYFQEAKRTKHAVIGDIVRSKSTGKLIYVACAPVLSATDEFLGVFGMSIKAEALIDKVSGVKVGKTGYGWMINKDGVIIAHPKDEFILELDVTTLEGMEEISSTMTSGKAGVEDYVFKGTAKISGFAPVPLKGWSVGITQDKDEFLETPHTIRNSLIITVILSMLIVGVLVFFVSKNITRPINAAVAGLKDIAEGEGDLTKRLEVNSKDEVGEMAMWLNTFLDKLQGIIKQIADNSNGVASNSSQLSGISANLLASAEDTAQRSNNVATASEEMSANLNTVAAAMEESATNASMVATAAEQMSSTINEIAENAEKARNVSSQAVGQANSAYEKMSELGQAANKIGKVTETITEISEQTNLLALNATIEAARAGEAGKGFAVVANEIKELAKQTAEATLDIKNLIEDVQSTSSSTESEITEISKIIGGVNDIVGTIATAVEEQTAATQEIANNISQASQGIQEVNENVNQSSTVASDITQDITEVSNAAKSISDSSNEVKQSAEHLLHSSNELNKIVGSFKV comes from the coding sequence ATGGCCAAAATCAACATGAAATCCATTTCCTTCAGACTCGTAGCCGGCGGTTGTATACTGGTATTGCTTCCGCTTATTGTGGTTGGACTTATCTCCATAAGTAAATCAACCAATGCTCTACTCGAAGTAGGCCATGAAAATGCAGCCGGTCAGGCTCATGAAATCGCAGCCATCCTCGAGTCTTCTCTCGAACTCGAGGCGGAAATTGCGGCCGCTTTCGCCACCGGCTATCACGTTATTGAAACCCTGAAAAAGGTGAAAAATCAGGGCGCCGCCGCTTCTGCTGCCGAGCTTTCCATGCTCCGTCAGGAAATGAAGAAAAAATATAAAGTCCTTGATGATCGTTTCCTGGGTATTTTCGTCACCAATGAGGAGGGACTGCTGCTCACCGGGGAGTTGGCAAGCGGTAAGGAGTACAAGGGCTCCAATATTAATACCCGCGGCTACTTCCAAGAGGCGAAACGTACCAAACATGCCGTGATTGGTGATATTGTCCGCTCCAAATCGACGGGGAAACTGATCTATGTCGCCTGTGCCCCAGTTTTATCGGCAACAGATGAATTCCTGGGAGTTTTCGGCATGTCCATTAAAGCTGAGGCGTTGATTGACAAAGTTTCCGGAGTCAAGGTCGGTAAAACAGGCTACGGCTGGATGATCAATAAAGATGGGGTCATCATCGCTCACCCCAAAGATGAGTTCATTCTCGAGTTGGATGTGACAACACTTGAAGGAATGGAGGAGATCAGCAGTACCATGACTTCCGGCAAAGCCGGTGTGGAAGACTATGTTTTCAAAGGCACCGCCAAAATCTCAGGCTTTGCCCCGGTCCCGCTTAAAGGCTGGAGTGTCGGCATCACCCAGGATAAAGATGAATTCCTAGAAACTCCGCATACCATTCGTAACAGTCTGATCATAACTGTTATTTTATCGATGCTAATAGTCGGTGTTCTGGTCTTCTTTGTCTCCAAAAATATCACCAGACCGATCAATGCTGCTGTTGCCGGACTCAAGGATATAGCCGAGGGTGAAGGCGATCTCACCAAGCGTCTTGAAGTAAACTCCAAGGACGAAGTGGGCGAGATGGCTATGTGGCTCAACACCTTTCTCGATAAGCTACAGGGCATTATTAAACAGATCGCTGATAATTCAAATGGTGTGGCCAGCAACTCCAGTCAGCTTTCGGGTATTTCGGCAAATCTCCTAGCCAGTGCTGAAGACACTGCCCAGAGATCCAACAATGTGGCTACGGCTTCAGAGGAAATGAGCGCCAACCTCAATACGGTTGCTGCTGCCATGGAGGAGTCGGCAACCAACGCTTCCATGGTTGCCACCGCGGCCGAGCAGATGAGTTCGACCATCAATGAAATTGCAGAAAATGCCGAGAAGGCCAGGAATGTCTCATCACAGGCAGTAGGCCAGGCCAATAGCGCCTATGAGAAAATGAGTGAACTTGGTCAGGCAGCCAATAAGATCGGCAAAGTAACCGAGACCATCACTGAAATATCGGAGCAGACCAATCTGCTTGCCCTTAATGCCACGATAGAGGCTGCCAGGGCTGGTGAAGCAGGCAAAGGCTTTGCTGTCGTAGCCAATGAGATTAAGGAACTGGCTAAGCAAACCGCTGAGGCTACCTTGGATATCAAGAACTTGATCGAAGATGTGCAGAGCACCTCCAGTTCTACCGAGAGTGAGATAACCGAGATTTCCAAAATCATCGGTGGCGTCAACGATATTGTGGGAACCATTGCCACAGCCGTTGAAGAACAGACGGCAGCCACACAGGAGATTGCCAATAATATCTCTCAGGCAAGCCAGGGTATTCAGGAGGTGAACGAAAACGTCAATCAGAGTTCGACGGTAGCATCGGATATAACACAGGATATTACCGAGGTTTCCAACGCTGCCAAGTCAATTTCTGATAGCAGCAACGAGGTAAAACAGAGTGCCGAACACCTTCTTCATAGTTCCAACGAGTTGAATAAAATCGTCGGCAGCTTTAAGGTTTGA
- a CDS encoding VOC family protein, whose amino-acid sequence MKLPKLVGINHVALEVGDIDQALEFYSSIFSIELRGKTSSSAFVDMGDQFLALMETGETSRDDHRHFGLVVEDNDQVRKILEQKGVEILSGPFLDFMDPWGNHIQIVEYKNIQYTKTTEVLKAMGLGDLGKSDQALQELRDKGMA is encoded by the coding sequence ATGAAATTACCTAAACTTGTTGGAATCAACCATGTGGCTTTGGAAGTGGGTGACATCGATCAGGCTCTCGAATTCTACTCCAGTATTTTTTCAATCGAGCTGCGAGGCAAAACCAGCAGTTCTGCATTTGTTGATATGGGTGATCAGTTTCTCGCCCTAATGGAGACCGGCGAGACATCCAGAGATGATCACCGTCACTTTGGTTTGGTGGTCGAAGACAATGATCAAGTCAGGAAAATATTGGAGCAAAAGGGAGTAGAAATTCTCTCCGGTCCGTTCCTTGATTTCATGGACCCCTGGGGCAACCATATTCAGATAGTCGAGTACAAAAACATCCAGTACACCAAAACAACAGAAGTTCTCAAAGCAATGGGTCTTGGAGATCTTGGAAAATCGGATCAGGCATTGCAGGAGTTGCGAGACAAGGGAATGGCTTAG
- a CDS encoding ATP-binding protein, producing the protein MEKNETHSSPQDTELLSLRKQIDELQEEINTLKLHHDVKQTGDRQKTSWSADYLHSLLHGIPDLIWLKDPDGIYLNCNSAFEKFFGARESEIAGKTDYDFVSKELADFFKAHDLRAMESGKPSINEEWLTFASDGYHGLFETIKTPMLDRNGCLIGVLGIARDITERKQTEAQLIDMKDQAEAASKVKSEFLANMSHEIRTPLNGALTMLEVLKTTPLSIEQAEYLRAVDKSLQRLNRLLADILDITKIEAGKLKIEEAEFHVKNLEQDIIELFDQATKARGNILEFLWSGNIPEVLIGDAVRLRQILFNLVGNAIKFTENGKIGIEISFSSKNDSPIYMHIVVSDTGVGITDEQIKDIFESFVQAEESYARRFQGVGLGLSIVRRLVHLMQGELAIDNGDKHGTTMYLSLPFTITQKTYSSVKRVQEGSAGEQIQSLNILLAEDEKISSFATKKMLEKYGHRVTCAQNGLEVIQYLSAEQFDLILMDIQMPLMDGVEATKKIRTSKELGRKTKTPIIAMTAYSMIGDREKFMDAGMNDYVAKPVNMNVINEVLTRLQKNLKHDQDCK; encoded by the coding sequence ATGGAGAAAAATGAAACACACAGCAGTCCGCAGGATACCGAGCTGCTTTCTTTGCGGAAGCAAATCGATGAACTGCAGGAGGAGATAAATACATTAAAACTGCACCATGATGTGAAACAAACTGGCGATAGACAAAAAACGTCCTGGTCAGCTGATTATCTCCACTCACTGCTACATGGTATTCCCGACTTGATCTGGCTGAAAGATCCGGATGGTATCTACCTCAATTGCAATTCTGCATTCGAAAAATTCTTCGGTGCAAGAGAATCAGAAATCGCCGGAAAAACCGACTACGACTTTGTTTCTAAAGAACTGGCAGACTTTTTTAAAGCCCACGACCTCAGGGCAATGGAGTCGGGTAAACCAAGCATCAATGAAGAGTGGCTTACCTTTGCCAGCGATGGTTATCATGGCCTCTTTGAAACCATCAAAACGCCTATGCTAGACCGAAATGGCTGCCTCATTGGAGTTCTTGGCATCGCCAGAGACATAACAGAAAGAAAACAGACAGAGGCCCAGTTGATTGACATGAAGGATCAGGCTGAGGCCGCTAGCAAAGTGAAATCCGAATTTCTGGCCAACATGAGCCATGAAATACGAACCCCGCTGAACGGTGCTCTTACTATGCTGGAAGTACTGAAAACCACGCCATTGAGCATTGAGCAGGCTGAATACCTGCGGGCTGTGGACAAATCTCTCCAGCGTCTCAATCGACTACTTGCCGACATACTTGATATAACCAAAATCGAGGCTGGAAAACTCAAGATCGAGGAAGCTGAATTTCATGTAAAAAACCTAGAACAGGACATTATCGAACTCTTCGACCAGGCGACCAAAGCCCGAGGAAATATATTGGAGTTTTTGTGGTCAGGGAACATACCAGAAGTACTCATCGGGGACGCAGTCCGATTAAGGCAAATCCTTTTCAACCTCGTTGGCAATGCCATTAAATTCACCGAAAACGGAAAAATTGGCATCGAAATCTCATTTTCGTCCAAGAACGACTCTCCCATCTATATGCACATCGTTGTCAGTGATACAGGAGTTGGCATTACCGACGAACAGATTAAAGACATTTTTGAATCGTTCGTTCAGGCAGAAGAAAGCTATGCTCGACGATTCCAGGGTGTCGGCCTTGGACTTTCCATCGTCCGCAGACTTGTTCACTTGATGCAAGGGGAGTTGGCCATCGACAACGGCGACAAGCACGGAACAACCATGTACCTTTCTCTGCCGTTCACTATTACCCAAAAAACCTATTCAAGTGTGAAGCGGGTCCAAGAAGGCTCGGCAGGAGAGCAAATCCAATCCCTAAACATTCTCTTGGCAGAAGATGAAAAGATAAGCTCGTTCGCCACCAAGAAGATGCTGGAGAAATACGGTCATAGAGTTACCTGTGCCCAAAACGGTCTTGAGGTAATACAGTACCTTTCGGCTGAACAATTTGACCTCATTCTAATGGACATCCAAATGCCGCTCATGGACGGCGTAGAAGCAACCAAAAAGATACGAACATCTAAAGAGTTGGGGCGCAAGACCAAGACTCCTATCATTGCAATGACAGCTTACTCTATGATCGGCGATAGGGAAAAATTTATGGATGCTGGAATGAACGATTATGTTGCCAAGCCAGTCAACATGAATGTGATCAACGAAGTACTCACGCGTCTCCAGAAAAACTTGAAGCACGACCAAGACTGCAAATGA
- a CDS encoding universal stress protein produces MTDSFKPKDSEIKASMHDFEAALTANRADLPVLPPLQKILVVLDGLNQSAMVLGLAAELASRHDSALLVGYVYVGPDDSEREQLLTQQIEILAQQGLNATRVARIHSSEPAYAQILTLAETLKADLMIVPAPYAEDFAELGSDSIGVTLDKLMTQARPLLVVREPREVPANSLKPVLLPLSMHVQENPNAAAWALRIIGPSGTVQMVAVVDEEVLDAAADIVGEHEAAELDLDRLAGLDRPVTAGLIAQMHRHCQKRSLGCGVSVRRGDLVAQVIELAKEGQRLIVTGCDTDPTSRSFRNVQAIIRCARDPVLVI; encoded by the coding sequence ATGACTGATAGCTTTAAACCCAAAGATAGTGAGATAAAAGCATCGATGCATGATTTCGAAGCGGCACTGACGGCCAATAGGGCAGACTTGCCCGTGCTGCCACCGCTGCAGAAGATTCTGGTTGTGCTAGATGGGTTAAATCAGAGCGCCATGGTGTTGGGCTTGGCGGCTGAGCTTGCCTCTCGCCACGATAGCGCGCTGCTCGTCGGCTACGTCTACGTTGGGCCTGATGATAGTGAGCGCGAGCAGTTACTGACGCAGCAAATTGAGATCCTTGCTCAGCAAGGACTGAATGCGACGCGAGTGGCTCGGATACACAGCAGTGAACCGGCGTATGCACAGATCTTAACCCTCGCTGAGACATTAAAAGCAGACCTTATGATTGTCCCGGCACCTTATGCAGAGGACTTTGCCGAATTGGGCAGCGACAGTATCGGCGTGACCCTGGATAAACTCATGACCCAGGCGCGGCCTTTGCTGGTGGTGCGTGAACCGCGCGAAGTGCCGGCGAATAGTCTGAAACCGGTATTATTGCCGTTGAGTATGCACGTGCAGGAAAACCCCAATGCAGCGGCATGGGCATTGCGGATCATTGGACCCAGCGGTACGGTTCAAATGGTTGCCGTGGTGGATGAAGAGGTGTTGGATGCCGCCGCCGATATAGTCGGTGAGCATGAAGCGGCGGAACTTGATCTCGATCGCCTGGCTGGTTTGGACCGTCCAGTCACGGCTGGTTTGATCGCGCAAATGCATCGACATTGTCAAAAACGATCGTTAGGCTGCGGGGTCAGCGTGCGTAGAGGTGACCTGGTGGCTCAGGTGATTGAGCTGGCCAAAGAAGGGCAGCGCCTTATCGTGACCGGATGCGATACTGACCCCACCAGCAGATCGTTTCGGAACGTACAGGCAATTATTCGATGCGCTCGGGACCCGGTATTGGTGATTTAG